Proteins encoded within one genomic window of Amycolatopsis nigrescens CSC17Ta-90:
- a CDS encoding aldo/keto reductase: protein MTGIPEVTLNNGVRMPQLGFGVFQVPNEETTAAVTSALEAGYRSIDTAAVYGNEAGVGKALAQSGIPRDELFVTTKLWNGEQGYDRTLRAFDASLEKLGLDHVDLYLIHWPTPERDLYLETWQAFEKLAADGRVRAIGVSNFQPAHLRKVIDSSGTVPAVNQIELHPFLQQAEVRAFDAGHKIVTEAWSPLAKGGELLSHPTVRELAEQHGRTPAQVVLRWHLQLGNVIIPKSVTPARIRENLALFDFELAEADLARLAELENGQRTGPDPDTFNAA from the coding sequence ATGACCGGGATTCCCGAAGTCACCCTGAACAACGGCGTGCGGATGCCGCAGCTCGGGTTCGGCGTCTTCCAGGTGCCGAACGAAGAGACCACCGCAGCGGTCACCTCCGCACTGGAGGCCGGCTACCGCAGCATCGACACCGCGGCCGTCTACGGCAACGAGGCCGGGGTCGGCAAGGCGCTCGCGCAGTCCGGCATCCCGCGTGACGAGCTGTTCGTCACCACCAAGCTGTGGAACGGCGAACAGGGCTACGACAGGACCCTGCGAGCCTTCGACGCCAGCCTGGAGAAGCTCGGGCTGGACCACGTCGACCTGTACCTGATCCACTGGCCGACCCCCGAACGCGACCTCTACCTGGAAACCTGGCAGGCGTTCGAGAAGCTTGCCGCCGACGGTCGGGTCCGCGCGATCGGCGTGTCCAACTTCCAGCCGGCCCACCTGCGCAAGGTGATCGACTCCTCGGGCACCGTGCCCGCGGTCAACCAGATCGAGCTGCACCCGTTTCTCCAGCAGGCCGAGGTGCGCGCGTTCGACGCCGGGCACAAGATCGTCACCGAGGCGTGGAGTCCGCTGGCCAAGGGCGGCGAGTTGCTCAGCCACCCGACCGTCCGCGAACTGGCCGAGCAGCACGGCCGCACCCCGGCGCAGGTGGTGCTGCGCTGGCATCTCCAGCTCGGCAACGTGATCATCCCCAAGTCGGTCACCCCGGCCAGAATCCGGGAGAACCTGGCGCTGTTCGACTTCGAGCTGGCCGAGGCGGACCTGGCCAGGCTGGCCGAGCTGGAGAACGGGCAGCGCACCGGCCCCGATCCGGACACCTTCAACGCGGCCTGA
- a CDS encoding BNR-4 repeat-containing protein yields the protein MYLNIVDTVPLLALALLSPVVPAAASAETAAGFSVLTPATSVASRTDRRPMAGGVYDPAADTTFISWSGQAADSYVQGYHHGRRTWSEPRKVAGGESDPHNYPTLVLAADGHRLVFRGMHNSRTVVSRAPLAHSLDCTWTETARPPTSAR from the coding sequence ATGTATCTGAACATCGTTGACACTGTTCCGCTCCTCGCGCTGGCCCTGCTCAGCCCCGTTGTGCCGGCCGCCGCGAGCGCGGAGACGGCGGCCGGGTTCTCGGTGCTGACCCCGGCCACCTCGGTCGCGTCCCGCACCGACCGGCGTCCGATGGCGGGCGGTGTCTACGATCCGGCCGCCGACACCACCTTCATCTCGTGGTCCGGCCAGGCCGCGGACAGTTACGTGCAGGGCTACCACCACGGCAGGCGGACCTGGAGCGAGCCGCGGAAGGTGGCCGGCGGTGAGTCGGACCCGCACAACTACCCGACCCTGGTGCTGGCCGCGGACGGGCACCGGCTCGTCTTCCGCGGTATGCACAACAGTCGGACTGTGGTCAGCCGCGCACCGCTGGCCCATTCGCTGGACTGCACCTGGACCGAAACGGCGCGGCCACCGACTTCCGCCCGCTGA